CAATGTCAGTCAGACCGAGCCAGCGAAGCTGCTCGCAGTTTTCGTTGTTGATACTGACGATACGGAGCTGGTCAAACCCGTCAAATAAGGTTGCGAGAGCACAAGCTGTCGTGCTGTCCGGCAAAATCCGGGCGGCAGCACAGGCGTTTCAAGAAAGAGTTTTATGACCACACAGGCTGATAAACGTATTTTTCTCGCAGGCGCGGCTGGCGCCATCGGCCGTCTGCTGGCTCCCATGCTGCGCGCCAATGGCTGGACGGTGCTTGGAACAACACGTTCTGCAGCCAAACTGCCGATGCTGCAGCAGTTGGGCATTGACGGCGTGGTGGTCGATGTATTCGATGCAGAAAAACTGTCCGCCATCGTTTGTCAGTTTCAGCCAGAAGTGGTCATTCACCAGCTTACCGATCTACCCTACGGGCTGGATGAAAATCAGATGCAAGACGCCCTCAAGCGCAATGCTCGTCTGCGTGATGAAGGTACGCGTAACCTGGTCAATGCCGCTGCAGCAGCGGGAGCGAAACGCCTGATTGCCCAGAGTATTGCTTTTGTTTACGCCCAAGGGCAGCCGCCTTATCACGAAGAGCATCCGTTACTATCAGCCGCCGATCCCGTCTATGGCGAAACGGTCGACGGTGTGCGCAGTCTGGAGCGCCAGGTCATGGAGGGTGTAGCGCAGGGTCTCGTGCTGCGCTACGGCCTGCTGTATGGCGAAAATACAGGTTTCGATACCCCGATTGCACCGGGTTCGATTCATGTCTTTGCTGCTGCCAGGGCTGCCGCACTAGCGGTCACCAGGGGGGAGCCAGGAATTTACAACATTGCTGATCACGATGGCCTTGTCGCTATCGACAAAGCACGTCAGCAACTTGGCTGGGAGCCGGATCTACGCAGGTGAGTGTGCATGCGATCCAACGGTCCGGATGGCGCCGCGCTGCCCCTTTTTGCCTGTAGCCAGGGGCGTCGGTAGCAAATGTATGGAGTCAGGATTTCGTATGACTGAAAGAGTAAACCTTGGAAAATCAGCGCCTGCCCTGTATCAGGCAGTCTCTGAGCTTGAGCGACTTGTCTCTGATGCCTTGGCCCGTGCAGGAATTGCTGTTGGCTTTTCTCACCTCTTGCGCTTGCGTGCATCTCAAATCAATCAATGTGCTTTCTGCGTTCGGCTGCACGCACGGGATGCGCTGGCCTGTGGAGAATCTGCTGATCGTGTAGCCGTTCTTTCTGCCTGGAAAGAGACCGGATATTTCAGCTCAAAAGAGCGCGCCGCATTGGAGCTTGTGGAGGGAATGACGCTGATCTCTGACGGCCAACTTCCTGACGCAATTTACGAACAAGCCACAGTCAGTCTTTCCGAAGAAGAGTTGTCGGCCATTGAGTG
This genomic interval from Gammaproteobacteria bacterium contains the following:
- a CDS encoding NAD-dependent epimerase/dehydratase family protein; this translates as MTTQADKRIFLAGAAGAIGRLLAPMLRANGWTVLGTTRSAAKLPMLQQLGIDGVVVDVFDAEKLSAIVCQFQPEVVIHQLTDLPYGLDENQMQDALKRNARLRDEGTRNLVNAAAAAGAKRLIAQSIAFVYAQGQPPYHEEHPLLSAADPVYGETVDGVRSLERQVMEGVAQGLVLRYGLLYGENTGFDTPIAPGSIHVFAAARAAALAVTRGEPGIYNIADHDGLVAIDKARQQLGWEPDLRR
- a CDS encoding carboxymuconolactone decarboxylase family protein — encoded protein: MTERVNLGKSAPALYQAVSELERLVSDALARAGIAVGFSHLLRLRASQINQCAFCVRLHARDALACGESADRVAVLSAWKETGYFSSKERAALELVEGMTLISDGQLPDAIYEQATVSLSEEELSAIEWLAVVINAWNRIAISSRYPVKP